Proteins encoded together in one Oncorhynchus mykiss isolate Arlee chromosome 7, USDA_OmykA_1.1, whole genome shotgun sequence window:
- the LOC110528281 gene encoding beta-crystallin B3-like — MSEQQGAPEQLAAGKSQGGAGATYKVVVFEFENFRGKKVELSAECKDVIEKECEKVGSVIVESGPWVAFECQAFGGEQFVLEKGEYPRWSTWTNSQTNNYLLSFRPLQVDSADHKLHLFDKPGYTGRKMEIVDDDIPSLWVHGFQDCVASVKALNGTWVGYMFPGYRGRQYVFELGDYKHWNDWGATAPQIQSVRRVRDMQWHKRGCFTAPAPPPAPTPAPNPTPPPTAGTS; from the exons ATGTCAGAGCAGCAGGGTGCACCGGAGCAGCTAGCAGCTGGGAAGAGCCAAGGAGGGGCAGGAGCCACCTATAAG GTGGTGGTGTTTGAGTTCGAGAATTTCCGTGGCAAGAAGGTGGAGCTGTCTGCAGAGTGTAAGGATGTGATTGAGAAGGAATGTGAGAAGGTGGGATCTGTCATTGTGGAATCTGGACC CTGGGTGGCGTTTGAGTGCCAGGCATTTGGCGGGGAGCAGTTTGTCCTGGAGAAGGGCGAGTATCCTCGTTGGAGCACCTGGACCAACAGCCAGACTAACAACTACCTGCTGTCCTTCAGGCCACTCCAAGTG GACAGTGCAGATCACAAGCTCCACCTGTTTGACAAACCAGGTTACACAGGGAGGAAGATGGAGATTGTGGACGACGACATCCCCAGCCTGTGGGTCCATGGCTTCCAGGACTGTGTGGCCAGTGTAAAGGCTCTGAATGGAAC GTGGGTGGGCTACATGTTCCCAGGCTACAGGGGTCGCCAGTATGTCTTTGAGCTTGGAGACTACAAGCACTGGAACGACTGGGGAGCCACGGCGCCTCAGATCCAGTCCGTCCGACGAGTGCGTGACATGCAGTGGCACAAAAGGGGCTGCTTCACCGCCCCTGCCCCGCCCCCTGCCCCCACTCCTGCACCCAACCCCACACCCCCACCCACCGCTGGCACCAGCTGA